Proteins from one Mus caroli chromosome 3, CAROLI_EIJ_v1.1, whole genome shotgun sequence genomic window:
- the Il6r gene encoding interleukin-6 receptor subunit alpha isoform X1, translating to MLTVGCTLLIALLAAPAGALVLGSCRALEVANGTVTSLPGATVTLICPGKEAAGNVTIHWVYSGSQNREWTTTGNTLVLRDVQLSDTGDYLCSLNDHLVGTVPLLVDVPPEEPKLSCFRKNPLVNAICEWHPSSTPSPTTKAVLFAKKINTTNGKSDFQMPCQYSQQLKSFSCQVEILEGDKVYHIVSLCVANSVGSKSSHNEAFHSLKMVQPDPPANLVVSAIPGRPRWLKVSWQHPESWDPSFYLLQFQLRYRPVWSKEFTVLLLPVAQYQCVIHDALRGVKHVVQVRGKEELDLGQWSEWSPEVTGTPWIAEPRTTPAGILWNPTQVSVEDYANREDQYEGSTEATSVLAPVQESSSMSLPTFLVAGGSLVFGLLLCVFIILRLKQKWKSEAEKESKTTSPPPPPYSLGPLKPTFLLVPLLTPHSSGSENTVSHSCLGVRDAQSPYDNGNRDYLFPR from the exons AGGTGGCAAATGGCACAGTGACAAGCCTGCCAGGGGCCACCGTTACCCTGATTTGCCCCGGGAAGGAAGCAGCAGGCAACGTTACCATTCACTGGGTGTACTCTGGCTCACAAAACAGAGAATGGACTACCACAGGAAACACACTGGTTCTGAGGGACGTGCAGCTCAGCGACACTGGGGACTATTTATGCTCCCTGAATGATCACCTGGTGGGCACTGTGCCCTTGCTGGTGGATG TTCCCCCAGAGGAGCCCAAGCTCTCCTGCTTCCGGAAGAACCCCCTTGTCAACGCCATCTGTGAGTGGCATCCGAGCAGCACCCCTTCTCCAACCACGAAGGCTGTGCTGTTTGCAAAGAAAAT CAACACCACCAACGGGAAGAGTGACTTCCAGATGCCCTGCCAGTATTCTCAGCAGCTGAAAAGCTTCTCCTGCCAGGTGGAGATCCTGGAGGGTGACAAAGTGTACCACATAGTGTCACTGTGCGTTGCAAACAGTGTGGGAAGCAAGTCCAGCCACAATGAAGCTTTTCACAGCTTAAAAATGG TGCAGCCAGATCCACCTGCCAACCTTGTGGTATCAGCCATACCTGGAAGGCCTCGCTGGCTCAAAGTCAGCTGGCAGCACCCTGAGTCCTGGGACCCGAGTTTCTACTTGCTGCAGTTCCAGCTTCGATACCGACCTGTATGGTCAAAGGAGTTCACGGTGTTGCTG CTCCCGGTGGCCCAGTACCAATGTGTCATCCATGATGCCTTGCGAGGAGTGAAGCACGTGGTCCAGGTCCGTGGGAAGGAGGAGCTTGACCTTGGCCAGTGGAGCGAATGGTCCCCAGAGGTCACGGGCACTCCTTGGATAG CAGAGCCCAGGACCACCCCAGCAGGAATCCTCTGGAACCCCACACAG GTCTCTGTTGAAGACTATGCCAACCGTGAGGATCAGTACGAAGGTTCTACAGAAGCAACGAGTGTCCTTG CCCCAGTGCAAGAATCCTCGTCCATGTCCCTGCCCACATTCCTGGTAGCTGGAGGAAGCTTGGTGTTTGGGTtgcttctctgtgtcttcatCATCCTGAG ACTCAAGCAGAAATGGAAGtcagaggctgagaaggaaagcaagacgacctctcctccacccccaccgtATTCCTTGGGCCCACTGAAGCCGACCTTCCTTCTGGTTCCTCTCCTCACCCCACACAGCTCTGGGTCTGAGAATACCGTAAGCCACAGCTGCCTAGGTGTCAGGGACGCACAGAGCCCTTATGACAACGGCAACAGAGACTACTTATTCCCCAGATAA
- the Il6r gene encoding interleukin-6 receptor subunit alpha isoform X2, producing MLTVGCTLLIALLAAPAGALVLGSCRALEVANGTVTSLPGATVTLICPGKEAAGNVTIHWVYSGSQNREWTTTGNTLVLRDVQLSDTGDYLCSLNDHLVGTVPLLVDVPPEEPKLSCFRKNPLVNAICEWHPSSTPSPTTKAVLFAKKINTTNGKSDFQMPCQYSQQLKSFSCQVEILEGDKVYHIVSLCVANSVGSKSSHNEAFHSLKMVQPDPPANLVVSAIPGRPRWLKVSWQHPESWDPSFYLLQFQLRYRPVWSKEFTVLLLPVAQYQCVIHDALRGVKHVVQVRGKEELDLGQWSEWSPEVTGTPWIEPRTTPAGILWNPTQVSVEDYANREDQYEGSTEATSVLAPVQESSSMSLPTFLVAGGSLVFGLLLCVFIILRLKQKWKSEAEKESKTTSPPPPPYSLGPLKPTFLLVPLLTPHSSGSENTVSHSCLGVRDAQSPYDNGNRDYLFPR from the exons AGGTGGCAAATGGCACAGTGACAAGCCTGCCAGGGGCCACCGTTACCCTGATTTGCCCCGGGAAGGAAGCAGCAGGCAACGTTACCATTCACTGGGTGTACTCTGGCTCACAAAACAGAGAATGGACTACCACAGGAAACACACTGGTTCTGAGGGACGTGCAGCTCAGCGACACTGGGGACTATTTATGCTCCCTGAATGATCACCTGGTGGGCACTGTGCCCTTGCTGGTGGATG TTCCCCCAGAGGAGCCCAAGCTCTCCTGCTTCCGGAAGAACCCCCTTGTCAACGCCATCTGTGAGTGGCATCCGAGCAGCACCCCTTCTCCAACCACGAAGGCTGTGCTGTTTGCAAAGAAAAT CAACACCACCAACGGGAAGAGTGACTTCCAGATGCCCTGCCAGTATTCTCAGCAGCTGAAAAGCTTCTCCTGCCAGGTGGAGATCCTGGAGGGTGACAAAGTGTACCACATAGTGTCACTGTGCGTTGCAAACAGTGTGGGAAGCAAGTCCAGCCACAATGAAGCTTTTCACAGCTTAAAAATGG TGCAGCCAGATCCACCTGCCAACCTTGTGGTATCAGCCATACCTGGAAGGCCTCGCTGGCTCAAAGTCAGCTGGCAGCACCCTGAGTCCTGGGACCCGAGTTTCTACTTGCTGCAGTTCCAGCTTCGATACCGACCTGTATGGTCAAAGGAGTTCACGGTGTTGCTG CTCCCGGTGGCCCAGTACCAATGTGTCATCCATGATGCCTTGCGAGGAGTGAAGCACGTGGTCCAGGTCCGTGGGAAGGAGGAGCTTGACCTTGGCCAGTGGAGCGAATGGTCCCCAGAGGTCACGGGCACTCCTTGGATAG AGCCCAGGACCACCCCAGCAGGAATCCTCTGGAACCCCACACAG GTCTCTGTTGAAGACTATGCCAACCGTGAGGATCAGTACGAAGGTTCTACAGAAGCAACGAGTGTCCTTG CCCCAGTGCAAGAATCCTCGTCCATGTCCCTGCCCACATTCCTGGTAGCTGGAGGAAGCTTGGTGTTTGGGTtgcttctctgtgtcttcatCATCCTGAG ACTCAAGCAGAAATGGAAGtcagaggctgagaaggaaagcaagacgacctctcctccacccccaccgtATTCCTTGGGCCCACTGAAGCCGACCTTCCTTCTGGTTCCTCTCCTCACCCCACACAGCTCTGGGTCTGAGAATACCGTAAGCCACAGCTGCCTAGGTGTCAGGGACGCACAGAGCCCTTATGACAACGGCAACAGAGACTACTTATTCCCCAGATAA